From Nocardioides sp. HDW12B, the proteins below share one genomic window:
- a CDS encoding M23 family metallopeptidase, whose amino-acid sequence MLLVTGLLLALVAGLISALLPTAGAADLDDRKAEVQQRLKQADRHLGESSSELAEATRALLRSQAALTAARERLAATQADLTAAEERDAAMQERLEAAEARLVRARAALEQGRQDVAEQEGELRRVVVASYQQGDPELLGLSMVLTTQDPAQLTGQMNTNSTVANVEAAVLDQVEAARVMLAVREEETEQVQVEVEARRTEAAANLVEKTRLEEAARVATAEVADLVGARRSARATAVAAKQADLRELSRLQAERDRIERLILARAAATKRAQARAAGSSDGFLDLPVSGWMSSDYGWRTHPIWGYRSFHDGVDFGAGCGAPVRAAAPGRVLSTYFQTAYGNRVIIDHGVQRGVGVATISNHLSSFAVSAGERVERGEVVGYVGDTGWSTGCHLHYTVLNNGTAVNPLNWF is encoded by the coding sequence GTGCTGCTCGTCACGGGTCTGCTGCTCGCGCTCGTCGCGGGCCTGATCTCCGCGCTGCTGCCGACCGCCGGCGCGGCGGACCTCGACGACCGCAAGGCCGAGGTCCAGCAGCGTCTCAAGCAGGCCGACCGGCACCTGGGCGAGTCCTCGTCCGAGCTGGCCGAGGCCACCCGGGCCCTGCTGCGCTCGCAGGCGGCGCTGACAGCCGCGCGCGAGAGGCTGGCCGCGACGCAGGCGGACCTGACCGCCGCCGAGGAGCGCGACGCCGCGATGCAGGAGCGGCTGGAGGCTGCCGAGGCGCGGCTGGTCCGCGCCCGAGCGGCCCTCGAGCAGGGCCGGCAGGACGTCGCGGAGCAGGAGGGCGAGCTGCGCCGCGTGGTGGTGGCCAGCTACCAGCAGGGCGACCCCGAGCTGCTCGGGCTGTCGATGGTGCTCACCACCCAGGACCCGGCCCAGCTCACCGGCCAGATGAACACCAACAGCACCGTTGCCAACGTCGAGGCCGCCGTGCTCGACCAGGTCGAGGCCGCACGGGTGATGCTCGCCGTGCGCGAGGAGGAGACCGAGCAGGTGCAGGTCGAGGTCGAGGCCCGTCGGACCGAGGCGGCCGCCAACCTCGTCGAGAAGACCCGCCTCGAGGAGGCGGCCCGGGTCGCGACCGCCGAGGTGGCCGACCTCGTCGGTGCCCGGCGCTCGGCCCGCGCGACCGCGGTCGCGGCCAAGCAGGCCGACCTGCGCGAGCTGTCCCGGCTGCAGGCCGAGCGAGACCGCATCGAGCGGCTGATCCTGGCCCGCGCCGCGGCGACGAAGCGGGCCCAGGCCCGCGCCGCCGGCAGCAGCGACGGCTTCCTCGACCTCCCGGTCAGCGGCTGGATGAGCAGCGACTACGGCTGGCGCACCCACCCGATCTGGGGCTACCGGTCCTTCCACGACGGGGTCGACTTCGGGGCGGGCTGCGGAGCGCCGGTCCGCGCCGCGGCGCCGGGCCGCGTGCTGTCGACGTACTTCCAGACCGCCTACGGCAACCGAGTGATCATCGACCACGGCGTCCAGCGCGGTGTCGGGGTCGCCACCATCTCCAACCACCTCTCGTCCTTCGCCGTCTCGGCGGGGGAGCGGGTCGAGCGCGGCGAGGTCGTCGGCTACGTCGGCGACACCGGGTGGTCGACCGGGTGCCACCTGCACTACACGGTGCTCAACAACGGCACGGCCGTGAACCCGCTGAACTGGTTCTGA
- the smpB gene encoding SsrA-binding protein SmpB: MAKEKGRSLIAQNKKARHDYAIEDTYEAGIVLQGTEVKTLRAGRASLVDGFCDIENGEVFLHAVHIPTYTQGTWTNHEVRRRRKLLLNRVEIDKIEAKIREKGYSLVPLSMYFKDGRAKVEIGLGKGRKSYDKRNAIAERTAKREAEIAVGRKFKGMG, encoded by the coding sequence ATGGCAAAGGAGAAGGGGCGCAGCCTCATCGCGCAGAACAAGAAGGCGCGGCACGACTACGCCATCGAGGACACCTACGAGGCCGGCATCGTGCTGCAGGGCACCGAGGTGAAGACGCTGCGGGCCGGTCGCGCCTCGCTGGTCGACGGCTTCTGCGACATCGAGAACGGCGAGGTCTTCCTGCACGCCGTCCACATCCCGACGTACACGCAGGGAACCTGGACCAACCACGAGGTCCGCCGACGCCGCAAGCTGCTGCTCAACCGCGTCGAGATCGACAAGATCGAGGCGAAGATCCGCGAGAAGGGCTACTCGCTGGTCCCGCTGTCGATGTACTTCAAGGACGGCCGCGCCAAGGTCGAGATCGGCCTGGGCAAGGGCCGCAAGAGCTACGACAAGCGCAACGCCATCGCCGAGCGCACCGCCAAGCGCGAGGCCGAGATCGCGGTGGGTCGCAAGTTCAAGGGCATGGGGTGA
- a CDS encoding amidohydrolase family protein encodes MSLAAEPPLADADVPAWWQRLGLPGLVDVHVHFLPPRVQEKVWAQFDEAGPLIGREWPIRYRGSEQERIAQLRALGVRRFSALSYAHRPGMAEFLNDWAADFADRVPECLRSGTFFPEDGVEDYVGRRVEAGVEVFKVHVQVGAIDLRDPLLDATWGLLAEVGTPVVIHAGSGPVATPFTGPGPLREVLARHPRLCAVVAHAGAPEYAEFVRLALDHERCFVDTAMVFTDFFSEGGAFPPDLLAELGDRPDVVLLGSDFPTLPYPYAHQLEALERLGLGDDWLRAVCWDNGVRLFGEPSPAGHA; translated from the coding sequence GTGAGCCTGGCCGCTGAGCCGCCGCTCGCGGACGCCGACGTCCCGGCCTGGTGGCAGCGCCTCGGCCTGCCCGGGCTGGTCGACGTCCACGTCCACTTCCTGCCGCCGCGCGTGCAGGAGAAGGTCTGGGCGCAGTTCGACGAGGCGGGCCCGCTGATCGGGCGGGAGTGGCCGATCCGCTACCGCGGCAGCGAGCAGGAGCGGATCGCCCAGCTGCGCGCGCTCGGCGTACGCCGCTTCTCGGCGCTGTCCTACGCCCACCGGCCGGGGATGGCCGAGTTCCTCAACGACTGGGCTGCCGACTTCGCCGACCGGGTGCCGGAGTGCCTGCGCTCGGGCACGTTCTTCCCCGAGGACGGGGTCGAGGACTACGTCGGCCGCCGGGTCGAAGCCGGGGTCGAGGTCTTCAAGGTCCACGTCCAGGTCGGCGCCATCGACCTGCGCGACCCGCTGCTCGACGCCACCTGGGGCCTGCTCGCCGAGGTCGGCACCCCCGTCGTGATCCACGCGGGGTCCGGCCCGGTCGCCACGCCCTTCACGGGCCCGGGACCGCTGCGCGAGGTGCTCGCCCGCCACCCGCGGCTGTGCGCGGTGGTCGCGCACGCCGGCGCCCCGGAGTACGCCGAGTTCGTGCGGCTGGCCCTGGACCACGAGCGGTGCTTCGTCGACACCGCGATGGTCTTCACCGACTTCTTCTCCGAGGGCGGCGCCTTCCCGCCCGACCTGCTCGCCGAGCTGGGGGACCGGCCCGACGTGGTGCTGCTGGGCTCGGACTTCCCGACCCTGCCCTACCCCTACGCCCACCAGCTCGAGGCGTTGGAGCGGCTGGGCCTGGGGGACGACTGGCTGCGAGCCGTGTGCTGGGACAACGGGGTGCGCCTGTTCGGCGAGCCGTCGCCCGCCGGGCACGCGTGA
- a CDS encoding flavin reductase family protein produces MVDKEQGRDGAPRGALSTNQDLDPVQLREAFGVFPSGVVAVAAEVDGRRTGMAASSFTSVSLDPPLVSFSVANTSRTWPDLRRAPHLGLTVLADHHDEVCRRLAGPVEHRFDDVPTTSADNGAVTLDEGLARFDCTIYREVEAGDHTIVLLLLHGVERTDTSQPLVFHRSGFGRLSESA; encoded by the coding sequence ATGGTTGACAAAGAACAGGGTCGCGACGGAGCCCCTCGTGGCGCGCTCTCCACCAACCAGGACCTCGACCCGGTCCAGCTGCGTGAGGCTTTCGGGGTCTTCCCCAGCGGGGTGGTGGCGGTCGCGGCCGAGGTCGACGGTCGCCGTACGGGCATGGCGGCGAGCTCTTTCACCTCGGTGAGCCTCGACCCGCCGCTCGTGTCGTTCTCCGTCGCCAACACCTCGCGGACCTGGCCCGACCTGCGGCGGGCGCCGCACCTGGGCCTGACCGTCCTGGCCGACCACCACGACGAGGTGTGCCGGCGCCTGGCGGGTCCGGTCGAGCACCGCTTCGACGACGTCCCGACGACCTCCGCGGACAACGGTGCCGTGACCCTCGACGAGGGGCTGGCCCGCTTCGACTGCACGATCTACCGCGAGGTCGAGGCCGGCGACCACACCATCGTGCTGCTGCTCCTGCACGGCGTCGAGCGCACCGACACCTCGCAGCCGCTGGTCTTCCACCGCAGCGGCTTCGGCCGTCTCAGCGAGAGCGCGTAG
- a CDS encoding amidohydrolase family protein translates to MTVIDLHQHLWPAPLVEALRDRTHAPYLRGWTLTTAGEPATELRPADHDVARRIALDEADGIELACVSLSAPLGIEDLPPDEAQPLLDAWHAGAVLLPGHFAPWASVGSLEPDLDGVRTMLEGPFVGLQLPATSLADPDGWLAAGEVLRIAEETDRAVLVHPGPSPASSGTRPDWWAPVVDYTAQLQAAWWAWHALDGRAHFPRLRIVFVAGAGLAPLQHERLAARGGRTTTVDPDVYVDTSSYGPQALDGLIRALGLDGLVLGSDRPYAEPLAHLLDDAATRLVRVDNPRRALGARLGVPTLEGVA, encoded by the coding sequence ATGACGGTGATCGACCTTCATCAGCACCTGTGGCCCGCGCCGCTGGTGGAGGCGCTGCGCGACCGCACGCACGCGCCGTACCTCCGGGGCTGGACGCTCACCACCGCCGGCGAGCCCGCGACCGAGCTGCGGCCCGCCGACCACGACGTCGCGCGCCGCATCGCGCTCGACGAGGCCGACGGCATCGAGCTGGCCTGTGTCAGCCTCTCCGCGCCGCTGGGCATCGAGGACCTGCCGCCCGACGAGGCCCAGCCGCTGCTCGACGCCTGGCACGCCGGTGCGGTGCTCCTGCCGGGCCACTTCGCGCCCTGGGCCTCGGTCGGGAGCCTCGAGCCCGACCTCGACGGGGTGCGCACGATGCTCGAGGGCCCGTTCGTCGGGCTCCAGCTGCCCGCCACCTCCCTGGCCGACCCGGACGGCTGGCTGGCGGCCGGCGAGGTGCTCCGGATCGCCGAGGAGACCGACCGGGCCGTGCTGGTCCACCCCGGCCCCAGCCCGGCGAGCTCCGGCACCCGGCCCGACTGGTGGGCGCCCGTCGTCGACTACACCGCCCAGCTCCAGGCGGCCTGGTGGGCCTGGCACGCGCTGGACGGCCGCGCCCACTTCCCCCGCCTGCGGATCGTCTTCGTCGCCGGCGCCGGCCTCGCGCCGCTGCAGCACGAGCGGCTCGCCGCCCGCGGCGGACGCACCACCACGGTCGACCCCGACGTGTACGTCGACACCTCGTCCTACGGCCCGCAGGCCCTCGACGGCCTGATCCGGGCCCTGGGCCTCGACGGCCTGGTGCTCGGCAGCGACCGTCCCTACGCCGAGCCCCTGGCTCACCTGCTCGACGACGCAGCCACCCGGCTGGTCCGCGTCGACAACCCGCGACGCGCGCTCGGCGCCCGTCTCGGCGTACCCACCCTGGAAGGAGTGGCATGA
- a CDS encoding cysteine dioxygenase family protein, which yields MTTVIDVPARAATGLTGCLDLDALPGRDLDQDELRALASTIARDPARWRHHLAFDDDNRVYVSLHRDSHVDIWLLCWTPENDTGFHDHDVSSGAVAVVDGTLVEHNLAVGTETIETFVDGGHVFSFGPDHIHRLTCAVSGSVSVHAYSPPLWRMGQYAVTADGRLHRHSVSYADELRPIET from the coding sequence ATGACCACCGTCATCGACGTACCCGCCCGCGCAGCGACCGGGCTCACCGGCTGCCTGGATCTCGACGCGTTGCCCGGTCGTGACCTCGACCAGGACGAGCTGCGGGCCCTGGCCTCCACCATCGCGCGCGACCCCGCCCGGTGGCGACACCACCTGGCCTTCGACGACGACAACCGCGTCTACGTCTCGCTGCACCGCGACTCCCACGTGGACATCTGGCTGCTCTGCTGGACCCCGGAGAACGACACCGGCTTCCACGACCACGACGTCTCCTCGGGCGCCGTCGCGGTCGTCGACGGCACGCTGGTCGAGCACAACCTCGCGGTCGGCACGGAGACGATCGAGACCTTCGTCGACGGCGGGCACGTGTTCAGCTTCGGCCCCGACCACATCCACCGACTGACCTGCGCGGTGTCCGGATCGGTCTCGGTGCACGCCTACAGCCCGCCGCTGTGGCGGATGGGGCAGTACGCCGTGACCGCCGACGGTCGCCTGCACCGCCACTCGGTGTCGTACGCCGACGAGCTGCGGCCGATCGAGACGTGA
- a CDS encoding ABC transporter ATP-binding protein, translated as MSIRRSAAAIELRGLRRTFATRDGEVTAVDGVDLTVRPGEVVALLGPNGAGKTTTLDVVLGLTQPTSGSVTVLGGGAREAVRAGRVSAVLQTGGLLGDLTVRETVRFIASTFTATGRDTASVDEVLERAGVTRLADRLVAKCSGGEQQRLRFALALLPDPDLLVLDEPTAGMDVNARREFWSVMHAEAARGRTVVFATHYLEEADSFAQRIVVMTDGRVIADGSVEEVRARATGRTVTCDLLDVIALERLRAHPAVAAVAVDGDRVSVRSSDSDAVARLLLTELGGHQVEITSGSLEDAFVHLTHGDRPVRRTTEEAS; from the coding sequence ATGTCGATCAGGAGGAGCGCAGCGGCCATCGAGCTGCGCGGGCTGCGGCGCACGTTCGCGACCCGCGACGGCGAGGTCACGGCCGTCGACGGGGTGGACCTGACCGTCCGGCCCGGCGAGGTGGTCGCCCTGCTCGGCCCGAACGGCGCCGGCAAGACCACCACGCTCGACGTGGTGCTCGGCCTCACGCAGCCCACGAGCGGCAGCGTGACCGTGCTGGGCGGCGGCGCCCGCGAGGCGGTCCGAGCCGGACGCGTGTCGGCGGTGCTCCAGACCGGAGGGCTGCTCGGCGACCTGACGGTGCGCGAGACCGTGCGCTTCATCGCCTCAACCTTCACCGCGACCGGCCGCGACACGGCCTCGGTCGACGAGGTGCTCGAGCGGGCCGGCGTCACGCGGCTCGCCGACCGACTGGTCGCCAAGTGCAGCGGTGGCGAGCAGCAGCGGCTGCGCTTCGCCCTGGCACTGCTGCCGGACCCCGACCTGCTGGTCCTCGACGAGCCGACCGCCGGGATGGACGTCAACGCCCGCCGCGAGTTCTGGTCCGTGATGCACGCCGAGGCGGCCCGCGGGCGCACCGTCGTCTTCGCCACCCACTACCTGGAGGAGGCCGACTCCTTCGCCCAGCGGATCGTGGTGATGACCGACGGCCGGGTCATCGCGGACGGCAGCGTCGAGGAGGTCCGCGCGCGGGCCACGGGACGCACCGTCACCTGCGACCTCCTGGACGTCATCGCCCTGGAACGGCTCCGCGCCCACCCCGCGGTCGCCGCGGTCGCGGTGGACGGCGACCGGGTGAGCGTGCGCTCCTCCGACTCCGACGCCGTGGCGCGCCTGCTGCTCACCGAGCTGGGCGGCCACCAGGTCGAGATCACCAGCGGGTCGCTCGAGGACGCCTTCGTGCACCTCACCCACGGCGACCGGCCCGTCCGCCGTACCACCGAGGAGGCCTCGTGA
- a CDS encoding ABC transporter permease, whose translation MNPTILALELRRFVRDRASLFFIALLPGFFYLIFGAAQEYADGTVGNGNVAMFIMIAMAAYGAVSATVGIGGRAATERLQGWGRQLGLTPLSDASYVATKTALAVVVAAVPLAVVYGLGALTGARASFGAWVISFTVLLVGAVVFALYGLCFGLRFRSEAALSAAGGSIVILGFLGNIFFPLSGTLLAIAKFTPLYGYVALARYPVTEGAVLDGSTGDLVQEALWVPVANVLAWTLILALVATWLVRRGRSRG comes from the coding sequence GTGAACCCCACCATCCTCGCCCTCGAGCTGCGCCGCTTCGTGCGCGACCGCGCGAGCCTGTTCTTCATCGCGCTGCTGCCGGGCTTCTTCTACCTGATCTTCGGGGCCGCGCAGGAGTACGCCGACGGCACCGTCGGCAACGGCAACGTCGCGATGTTCATCATGATCGCGATGGCGGCCTACGGCGCCGTGTCCGCGACCGTCGGGATCGGCGGCCGGGCCGCCACCGAGCGGCTCCAGGGGTGGGGCCGGCAGCTCGGGCTCACCCCGCTGAGCGACGCGTCGTACGTCGCGACGAAGACGGCGCTGGCGGTCGTGGTCGCCGCCGTGCCGCTGGCCGTGGTCTACGGGCTGGGTGCGCTGACCGGGGCGCGGGCGTCGTTCGGCGCCTGGGTCATCAGCTTCACGGTGCTGCTGGTCGGGGCGGTCGTCTTCGCGCTCTACGGGCTGTGCTTCGGCCTGCGGTTCCGCTCGGAGGCGGCGCTCAGCGCGGCCGGCGGGTCGATCGTCATCCTCGGCTTCCTGGGCAACATCTTCTTCCCGCTGTCGGGCACTTTGCTCGCCATCGCGAAGTTCACCCCGCTGTACGGCTACGTCGCCCTGGCTCGCTACCCGGTCACCGAGGGGGCGGTGCTCGACGGCAGCACGGGGGACCTGGTCCAGGAGGCGCTGTGGGTCCCGGTGGCTAACGTTCTCGCATGGACCCTGATCCTGGCGCTGGTGGCGACCTGGCTGGTGCGCCGCGGGCGGAGCCGGGGGTGA
- a CDS encoding sensor histidine kinase, whose amino-acid sequence MTQSPPPAPPDAAAPGERDDPWARFGWVMWAPWMVFLAFPLIAAFEADVPPVGRWWVVALTVGFGGVYAVSTHRLSSGRSRPVGGVPESYVVLAVLVLLTVSTAPVLGAGALSFLPFIQSFAMFGLPLPWNWWFTGTVLVASLVGLALTQDAAEWVSFGFILVAVTLGTGAGRFLEQQSEQYVEVRDGLAVSAERERLARDVHDVLGHSLTVVSVKADLAARLLEVDPERARSELEDIQRLSRQALGEIRATVGGLRAARLADELVAARTALLGAGVEPVVPDDELVVDPRYRTVVAWVLREAVTNVVRHSGARRCEVVLAPEALVVRDDGRGLDGSREGNGLRGLRERVEDTGGLLRLSSGGSGAGTCLEVTW is encoded by the coding sequence GTGACGCAGAGCCCGCCCCCCGCGCCGCCCGACGCAGCGGCGCCGGGCGAGCGGGACGACCCCTGGGCGCGCTTCGGCTGGGTGATGTGGGCGCCGTGGATGGTGTTCCTGGCGTTCCCCCTCATCGCGGCCTTCGAGGCCGACGTCCCGCCGGTCGGGCGCTGGTGGGTGGTGGCGCTGACCGTCGGGTTCGGGGGTGTCTACGCGGTCTCGACCCACCGGCTCTCGAGCGGCCGGAGCCGACCGGTGGGCGGCGTGCCCGAGTCCTACGTCGTGCTCGCCGTTCTTGTCCTCCTGACAGTTTCGACGGCGCCGGTGCTCGGCGCGGGTGCGCTCTCCTTCCTGCCCTTCATCCAGTCGTTCGCGATGTTCGGCCTGCCCCTGCCGTGGAACTGGTGGTTCACCGGCACGGTGCTGGTGGCGTCCCTCGTCGGCCTCGCGCTCACCCAGGACGCGGCGGAGTGGGTGTCCTTCGGCTTCATCCTCGTCGCGGTCACGCTCGGCACCGGGGCGGGCCGCTTCCTGGAGCAGCAGAGCGAGCAGTACGTCGAGGTGCGCGACGGGCTCGCGGTCAGCGCCGAGCGCGAGCGCCTGGCGCGCGACGTCCACGACGTGCTGGGCCACAGCCTGACCGTGGTGTCGGTGAAGGCCGACCTCGCTGCCCGCCTGCTCGAGGTCGACCCGGAGCGTGCTCGCTCCGAGCTGGAGGACATCCAGCGTCTGAGCCGCCAGGCCCTCGGCGAGATCCGGGCGACGGTCGGGGGACTGCGCGCCGCGCGGCTGGCCGACGAGCTGGTGGCGGCGCGGACCGCGCTGCTCGGTGCCGGGGTGGAGCCGGTGGTGCCCGACGACGAGCTGGTCGTCGACCCGCGCTACCGCACCGTCGTGGCCTGGGTGCTGCGGGAGGCCGTGACGAACGTGGTGCGCCACAGCGGCGCGCGGCGCTGCGAGGTGGTGCTGGCCCCGGAGGCGCTGGTGGTGCGCGACGACGGGCGCGGGCTCGACGGATCCCGCGAGGGCAACGGCCTGCGGGGGCTGCGGGAGCGGGTCGAGGACACCGGTGGCCTGCTCCGCCTGAGCAGCGGCGGGTCCGGCGCCGGGACCTGCCTGGAGGTGACCTGGTGA
- a CDS encoding response regulator transcription factor translates to MVSEPIRVLLADDQVLVRDALATLLDLEPDLSVVVRVTRGDEVEAAVAQHAPDVCLLDIEMPGLDGIAACRAVTARFSDVRVLMVTTFGRPGYLTRALDAGATGFVVKDIPGDQLADAVRRVAAGHRVVDPALATETLLGGRSPLTEREAELLRLAVEGTPVAQMASRLFLSPGTVRNHLSAAIRKTGTTTRVEAARAAQDRGWL, encoded by the coding sequence CTGGTGAGCGAGCCGATCCGCGTCCTGCTGGCCGACGACCAGGTGCTGGTCCGCGACGCCCTGGCGACGCTGCTCGACCTTGAGCCGGACCTGTCCGTCGTGGTGCGGGTGACCCGCGGTGACGAGGTGGAGGCCGCCGTCGCGCAGCACGCCCCCGACGTGTGCCTGCTCGACATCGAGATGCCGGGTCTCGACGGGATCGCGGCGTGCCGGGCGGTGACCGCACGCTTCAGCGACGTACGCGTGCTCATGGTGACGACCTTCGGACGTCCCGGCTACCTGACGCGTGCCCTCGACGCCGGCGCCACCGGCTTCGTCGTCAAGGACATCCCGGGGGACCAGCTGGCCGACGCCGTACGCCGCGTCGCCGCCGGTCACCGCGTGGTCGACCCCGCCCTGGCCACCGAGACGCTGCTGGGCGGGCGCAGCCCGCTCACCGAGCGCGAGGCCGAGCTGCTGCGGCTGGCGGTCGAGGGCACGCCGGTGGCCCAGATGGCCTCGCGGCTGTTCCTGTCGCCGGGCACGGTCCGCAACCACCTGTCCGCCGCGATCCGCAAGACCGGGACGACCACGCGGGTCGAGGCGGCGCGAGCGGCGCAGGACCGCGGCTGGCTCTGA
- a CDS encoding maleylpyruvate isomerase family mycothiol-dependent enzyme → MTSREELQDATAQHRRLTADLFDDLSDDELDTATLCPAWTAHAMAAHLVMPLDVPPLRFALEIARHKGSMDRASEAVVARLADRPIGELTAVLREKADVHPPIPVVGTTGQLADTAIHLRDVARPLGRDDDVPLTSWRLVLAFLVTRAAQIGHAPRGVTPGLRFRATDQAWSWGEGAEVVGPSEAVALGIAGRPAALVDLDGPGLHTLQRRLAGRGE, encoded by the coding sequence ATGACCTCACGCGAGGAGCTCCAGGACGCCACCGCGCAGCACCGTCGGCTCACGGCGGACCTCTTCGACGACCTCAGCGACGACGAGCTGGACACCGCGACGCTGTGCCCCGCCTGGACGGCCCACGCGATGGCGGCGCACCTGGTGATGCCGCTCGACGTGCCGCCGCTGCGGTTCGCGCTCGAGATCGCGCGCCACAAGGGATCGATGGACCGGGCCTCGGAGGCCGTGGTGGCGCGCTTGGCCGACCGTCCGATCGGGGAGCTGACGGCGGTGCTGCGGGAGAAGGCCGACGTCCACCCGCCGATCCCGGTCGTCGGCACCACCGGTCAGCTCGCGGACACCGCGATCCACCTCCGCGACGTCGCCCGGCCGCTGGGGCGCGACGACGACGTGCCGCTCACGAGCTGGCGGCTCGTCCTGGCGTTCCTGGTCACCCGGGCGGCTCAGATCGGCCACGCCCCGCGCGGGGTCACCCCCGGCCTGCGCTTCCGCGCCACCGACCAGGCCTGGTCGTGGGGCGAGGGTGCGGAGGTCGTCGGCCCCAGCGAGGCGGTCGCGCTCGGCATCGCCGGCCGCCCCGCGGCGCTCGTCGACCTCGACGGCCCCGGGCTGCACACCCTGCAGCGCCGTCTGGCGGGCCGCGGGGAATAA
- a CDS encoding FlgD immunoglobulin-like domain containing protein, with amino-acid sequence MRNHVATASRVTAVTALLTALVTAVAGLHAGLATAAAAEVRVSLTTSTATFYPPVDGYRDLARFTVRTDRASTLSLQVREDPTSPVVRTVAIGARPAGFHAASWDARDDLGDLVDPGGYVVRAVATRPGRPTQRTAYTSVRMSWRQLAPRASRHVVPATAYRSVRGECGVLRHLATPAGAVRFDMVEPEDCPIGTSGRLEAMYRFRDYPAGFGSPTTVIRPHVTVEARGNDPVGYGALGLETWLDQGDESGWEWYFDPSSGDDGIVRIDTGLRHHQDTERAVRFSFSGSTGDDYVLEDLVIDLDWQVLVPAPAP; translated from the coding sequence ATGAGGAACCACGTCGCCACCGCCTCGCGCGTCACCGCCGTCACCGCCCTCCTGACCGCCCTCGTGACCGCCGTCGCCGGCCTCCACGCGGGGCTCGCGACCGCCGCCGCCGCCGAGGTGCGGGTCTCGCTCACGACCTCGACCGCGACGTTCTACCCGCCCGTCGACGGCTACCGCGACCTCGCCCGCTTCACGGTCCGCACCGACCGGGCGTCGACGCTCTCGCTGCAGGTCCGCGAGGACCCCACCTCGCCCGTCGTGCGCACGGTGGCGATCGGCGCACGGCCGGCGGGCTTCCACGCCGCCAGCTGGGACGCCCGCGACGACCTCGGTGACCTCGTCGACCCGGGCGGGTACGTCGTGCGCGCCGTCGCGACCCGCCCCGGACGACCGACGCAGCGCACGGCGTACACCTCCGTGCGGATGTCGTGGCGGCAGCTGGCGCCCCGCGCGAGCCGACACGTCGTGCCCGCCACCGCCTACCGCTCGGTCCGGGGCGAGTGCGGGGTCCTGCGGCACCTGGCCACGCCTGCCGGCGCCGTGCGGTTCGACATGGTCGAGCCGGAGGACTGCCCGATCGGCACCTCCGGGCGGCTGGAGGCGATGTACCGCTTCCGCGACTACCCGGCCGGCTTCGGCTCCCCGACGACCGTCATCCGGCCCCACGTCACCGTGGAGGCACGCGGCAACGACCCGGTCGGCTACGGCGCGCTCGGCCTCGAGACCTGGCTCGACCAGGGCGACGAGAGCGGCTGGGAGTGGTACTTCGACCCCTCCTCGGGCGACGACGGGATCGTCCGGATCGACACCGGCCTGCGCCACCACCAGGACACGGAGCGGGCGGTGCGCTTCTCCTTCTCCGGCTCGACCGGCGACGACTACGTGCTGGAGGACCTCGTCATCGACCTGGACTGGCAGGTGCTGGTGCCCGCGCCGGCTCCCTGA